From Panicum hallii strain FIL2 chromosome 2, PHallii_v3.1, whole genome shotgun sequence, a single genomic window includes:
- the LOC112882693 gene encoding zinc-finger homeodomain protein 1-like, with product MDFDDHDDGDEEMAPMPVSSSYETPPPLAAGFGGAPPKPPGEPVPLAKVAPGGHGGGGSGRYRECLKNHAVGIGGHAVDGCGEFMAAGEEGTLDALRCAACSCHRNFHRKESPATEGSPVSPAALVAYGAAPHHQFSPYYRTPAGYFHHHQPLHMAAAAAAAAVPRPLALPSTSHSGRDDGDDLSGMAGPMSAVGPLSGMSLGGAGPSGSGGSGSGKKRFRTKFTPEQKDRMLAFAERLGWRIQKHDEAAVQQFCDEVGVQRRVLKVWMHNNKHTLGKKP from the coding sequence ATGGACTTCGACGAccacgacgacggcgacgaggagatGGCGCCGATGCCGGTCAGCTCCAGCTATGAGACCCCGCCTCCGCTGGCGGCCGGGTTCGGCGGAGCGCCGCCCAAGCCCCCCGGGGAGCCCGTCCCACTCGCCAAGGTAGCCCCGGggggccacggcggcggcggcagcgggagGTACCGCGAGTGCCTCAAGAACCACGCCGTCGGCATCGGGGGCCACGCCGTGGACGGGTGCGGCGAGTTCAtggccgccggcgaggagggcACGCTGGACGCGCTCCGCTGCGCCGCGTGCAGCTGCCACCGCAACTTCCACCGCAAGGAGTCCCCGGCCACCGAGGGCTCGCCCGTCTCCCCCGCCGCGCTGGTCGCCTACGGCGCCGCGCCGCACCACCAGTTCTCGCCGTACTACCGCACCCCGGCCGGCTActtccaccaccaccagccgcTCCAcatggccgcggccgccgccgccgccgcggtccCGCGGCCGCTGGCGCTGCCGTCCACCTCCCACAGCGGgcgcgacgacggcgacgacctGTCCGGGATGGCCGGGCCCATGTCGGCCGTGGGCCCGCTGAGCGGCATGTCcctcggcggcgccgggccCTCCGGCTCGGGCGGGTCCGGGTCCGGCAAGAAGCGCTTCCGCACCAAGTTCACGCCGGAGCAGAAGGACAGGATGCTGGCGTTCGCGGAGCGCCTGGGGTGGCGCATCCAGAAGCATGACGAGGCCGCCGTGCAGCAGTTCTGCGACGAGGTCGGCGTCCAGCGCCGCGTGCTCAAGGTGTGGATGCACAACAACAAGCACACCCTCGGCAAGAAGCCGTAG